The following coding sequences lie in one Streptomyces albofaciens JCM 4342 genomic window:
- the pyrR gene encoding bifunctional pyr operon transcriptional regulator/uracil phosphoribosyltransferase PyrR, translating into MDAPSSNAARPVLEGPDITRMLTRIAHEIVERAKGADDVVLLGIPTRGVFLARRLAAKLEEITGRPVPVGSLDITMYRDDLRLGPARALARTEIPGDGIEGRVVLLVDDVLFSGRTIRAALDALNDIGRPRAVQLAVLVDRGHRELPIRADYVGKNLPTSLRETVKVLLTEEDGRDAVLLGVKQAAPAGEQ; encoded by the coding sequence ATGGACGCCCCCAGCTCCAACGCTGCGCGTCCGGTCCTCGAAGGCCCGGACATCACGCGCATGCTCACCCGCATCGCCCACGAGATCGTCGAACGCGCCAAGGGCGCCGACGACGTGGTGCTCCTCGGCATCCCCACCCGCGGTGTCTTCCTCGCCCGCCGGCTGGCCGCCAAGCTCGAAGAGATCACCGGCCGCCCGGTCCCGGTCGGCTCGCTCGACATCACCATGTACCGCGACGACCTGCGCCTGGGCCCGGCCCGTGCGCTGGCCCGCACCGAGATCCCCGGTGACGGCATCGAGGGCCGGGTGGTCCTCCTCGTCGACGACGTGCTCTTCTCCGGCCGTACGATCCGTGCCGCCCTCGACGCCCTGAACGACATCGGACGCCCGCGTGCCGTGCAGCTCGCCGTCCTGGTCGACCGCGGCCACCGCGAGCTGCCGATCCGTGCCGACTATGTGGGCAAGAACCTCCCCACGTCGCTGCGGGAGACGGTCAAGGTCCTGCTCACCGAGGAGGACGGCCGGGACGCCGTGCTGCTCGGCGTGAAGCAGGCCGCCCCGGCCGGCGAGCAGTAG
- a CDS encoding aspartate carbamoyltransferase catalytic subunit, translated as MKRHLISAADLTRDDAVLILDTAEEMARVADRPIKKLPTLRGRTVVNLFFEDSTRTRISFEAAAKRLSADVINFSAKGSSVSKGESLKDTALTLEAMGADAVVIRHGDSGAPHRLATSGWIGGSVVNAGDGTHEHPTQALLDAFTMRRHLTDGAGQDLSGRHITIVGDILHSRVARSNVHLLTTLGAEVTLVAPPTLVPIGVERWPCEVSYDLDAVLTKSDAVMMLRVQRERMNAAFFPTEREYARRYGLDGDRMGRMPDHAIVMHPGPMNRGMEITAEVADSPRCTAVEQVANGVSIRMAVLYLLLGGNEPAVTTTVAPAARNEESK; from the coding sequence ATGAAGCGTCATCTCATCTCGGCCGCCGACCTCACCCGCGACGATGCCGTCCTGATCCTCGACACCGCCGAGGAGATGGCCCGGGTGGCGGACCGGCCGATCAAGAAGCTCCCCACGCTGCGCGGACGCACCGTCGTCAACCTCTTCTTCGAGGACTCCACGCGTACCCGCATCTCCTTCGAGGCCGCCGCCAAGCGGCTCTCCGCGGACGTCATCAACTTCTCCGCCAAGGGCTCGTCCGTCTCCAAGGGCGAGTCCCTGAAGGACACCGCCCTGACCCTGGAGGCGATGGGCGCGGACGCCGTCGTCATCCGGCACGGCGACTCCGGCGCCCCGCACCGCCTGGCCACCTCCGGCTGGATCGGCGGCTCGGTCGTCAACGCCGGTGACGGTACGCACGAGCACCCCACCCAGGCCCTGCTGGACGCCTTCACCATGCGCCGCCACCTGACCGACGGCGCGGGCCAGGACCTCTCCGGCCGCCACATCACCATCGTCGGCGACATCCTGCACAGCCGGGTGGCCCGCTCCAACGTCCACCTGCTGACCACGCTGGGCGCCGAGGTGACGCTGGTCGCGCCGCCCACGCTGGTGCCCATCGGCGTCGAGCGGTGGCCCTGCGAGGTCAGCTACGACCTCGACGCGGTGCTGACCAAGTCGGACGCCGTCATGATGCTGCGCGTCCAGCGCGAGCGGATGAACGCCGCCTTCTTCCCCACCGAGCGGGAGTACGCCCGGCGCTACGGCCTCGACGGCGACCGGATGGGCCGGATGCCGGACCACGCGATCGTGATGCACCCCGGCCCGATGAACCGCGGCATGGAGATCACCGCCGAGGTAGCCGACTCGCCGCGCTGCACCGCCGTCGAGCAGGTGGCCAACGGCGTCAGCATCCGGATGGCCGTCCTGTACCTGCTGCTGGGCGGGAACGAACCCGCCGTCACCACCACCGTCGCCCCTGCCGCGCGTAACGAGGAGAGCAAGTGA
- a CDS encoding dihydroorotase — MSKTLIRGANILGGEAQDVLITDGVITAVGGDLAGTEDATVVEAAGQVLLPGLVDLHTHLREPGREDSETVLTGTKAAAVGGFTAVHAMANTFPVADTAGVVEQVWRLGKESGYCDVQPVGAVTVGLEGKQLAELGAMHDSAAGVRVFSDDGKCVDDAVIMRRALEYVKAFDGVIAQHAQEPRLTAGAQMNEGIVSAELGLAGWPAVAEESIIARDVLLAAHVGSRVHICHLSTAGSVEIVRWAKSKGWNVTAEVTPHHLLLTDELVRSYNPVYKVNPPLRTEADVLALREALADGTIDCVATDHAPHPHEDKDCEWGAAAMGMVGLETALSVVQHTMVDTGLLDWAGVADRMSFRPAGIGRLKGHGRPISPGEPANLTLVDPAYRGPVDPAGFASRSRNTPYEGRELPGRVTHTFLRGRATVVDGKLA, encoded by the coding sequence ATGAGCAAGACCCTGATCCGCGGGGCGAACATCCTGGGCGGCGAGGCGCAGGACGTCCTGATCACCGACGGCGTGATCACCGCCGTCGGCGGCGACCTGGCCGGCACCGAGGACGCCACCGTCGTCGAGGCCGCGGGCCAGGTCCTGCTGCCCGGCCTGGTCGACCTGCACACCCACCTGCGCGAGCCGGGCCGCGAGGACTCCGAGACCGTGCTGACCGGCACCAAGGCCGCCGCCGTCGGCGGATTCACCGCCGTACACGCCATGGCCAACACCTTCCCCGTCGCGGACACCGCCGGCGTGGTCGAGCAGGTCTGGCGCCTGGGCAAGGAGTCCGGCTACTGCGACGTGCAGCCGGTCGGCGCCGTGACGGTCGGCCTGGAGGGCAAGCAGCTCGCCGAGCTGGGCGCCATGCACGACTCCGCCGCGGGCGTACGGGTCTTCTCCGACGACGGCAAGTGCGTGGACGACGCGGTGATCATGCGCCGCGCGCTGGAGTACGTGAAGGCCTTCGACGGCGTGATCGCCCAGCACGCCCAGGAGCCCCGGCTGACCGCCGGCGCCCAGATGAACGAGGGCATCGTCTCCGCCGAGCTGGGCCTGGCCGGCTGGCCCGCGGTGGCCGAGGAGTCGATCATCGCCCGGGACGTGCTGCTCGCCGCCCACGTCGGTTCGCGGGTGCACATCTGCCACCTGTCCACCGCGGGGTCCGTCGAGATCGTCCGCTGGGCCAAGTCCAAGGGCTGGAACGTCACCGCCGAGGTCACCCCGCACCACCTGCTGCTCACCGACGAACTCGTACGCTCGTACAACCCCGTCTACAAGGTGAACCCGCCGCTGCGCACGGAGGCCGACGTGCTCGCGCTGCGCGAGGCGCTGGCCGACGGCACGATCGACTGTGTCGCCACCGACCACGCCCCGCACCCGCACGAGGACAAGGACTGCGAGTGGGGCGCGGCCGCCATGGGCATGGTCGGCCTGGAGACGGCGCTGTCCGTCGTCCAGCACACGATGGTCGACACCGGCCTGCTCGACTGGGCCGGCGTCGCCGACCGGATGTCCTTCCGCCCCGCCGGGATCGGCCGCCTCAAGGGCCACGGCCGCCCCATCTCGCCTGGCGAGCCCGCCAACCTCACGCTGGTCGATCCGGCATACCGTGGACCCGTGGACCCCGCGGGCTTCGCCTCCCGCAGCCGCAACACGCCCTACGAGGGCCGTGAGCTGCCGGGTCGCGTGACCCACACCTTCCTGCGGGGCCGGGCAACGGTCGTGGACGGGAAACTGGCGTGA
- the carA gene encoding glutamine-hydrolyzing carbamoyl-phosphate synthase small subunit translates to MTTSTGAAVKAPAILVLEDGRTFRGRAYGAVGETFGEAVFSTGMTGYQETLTDPSYHRQVVVMTAPHIGNTGVNDEDPESARIWVSGFVVRDPARTPSNWRSARTLDDELAAQGVVGISGIDTRALTRHLRERGAMRVGIFSGPSLDGPAGTGPADEAALLAKVQSAPQMKGADLSAEVATKEAYVVPAQGTKRFTVAAVDLGIKGMTPYRMAERGIEVHVLPATATAEDVYAVNPDGVFFSNGPGDPATADHPVSVMRAVLERGTPLFGICFGNQILGRALGFGTYKLKYGHRGINQPVQDRTTGKVEVTAHNHGFAVDAPLDKVSETPYGRAEVSHVCLNDNVVEGLQLLDRPAFSVQYHPEAAAGPHDAAYLFDRFVQLMEGQRA, encoded by the coding sequence ATGACGACCTCCACCGGGGCAGCCGTGAAGGCTCCCGCCATACTCGTCCTGGAGGACGGCCGCACCTTCCGCGGCCGTGCTTACGGGGCCGTGGGGGAGACCTTCGGCGAAGCGGTGTTCTCCACCGGCATGACCGGCTACCAGGAGACCCTGACCGACCCCTCGTACCACCGCCAGGTGGTCGTCATGACCGCCCCGCACATCGGCAACACGGGCGTCAACGACGAGGACCCGGAGTCCGCCCGCATCTGGGTGTCCGGCTTCGTCGTCCGCGACCCCGCCCGCACGCCGTCCAACTGGCGCTCGGCCCGCACCCTCGACGACGAACTGGCCGCCCAGGGCGTCGTCGGCATCAGCGGCATCGACACCCGCGCGCTCACCCGCCACCTGCGCGAGCGCGGCGCGATGCGCGTCGGCATCTTCTCCGGCCCGTCGCTCGACGGCCCGGCCGGCACCGGCCCCGCCGACGAGGCGGCGCTGCTCGCCAAGGTGCAGTCGGCCCCGCAGATGAAGGGCGCCGACCTGTCCGCCGAGGTGGCCACCAAGGAGGCGTACGTGGTTCCCGCGCAGGGCACCAAGCGCTTCACGGTCGCCGCGGTCGACCTGGGCATCAAGGGCATGACCCCGTACCGCATGGCCGAGCGCGGCATCGAGGTGCACGTGCTGCCCGCCACCGCCACCGCCGAGGACGTGTACGCCGTCAACCCCGACGGTGTGTTCTTCTCCAACGGCCCGGGCGACCCGGCCACCGCCGACCACCCGGTCTCCGTCATGCGGGCGGTGCTGGAGCGCGGCACCCCGCTGTTCGGCATTTGCTTCGGCAACCAGATCCTCGGCCGCGCGCTGGGCTTCGGCACGTACAAGCTGAAGTACGGGCACCGCGGCATCAACCAGCCGGTGCAGGACCGCACGACCGGAAAGGTCGAGGTCACCGCGCACAACCACGGCTTCGCCGTGGACGCGCCGCTCGACAAGGTCTCCGAGACCCCCTACGGGCGCGCCGAGGTCTCCCACGTCTGTCTGAACGACAACGTGGTGGAGGGGCTCCAGCTCCTCGACCGGCCGGCCTTCAGCGTCCAGTACCACCCCGAGGCCGCCGCGGGCCCGCACGACGCGGCCTACCTGTTCGACCGCTTCGTCCAGCTCATGGAGGGCCAGCGTGCCTAA
- the carB gene encoding carbamoyl-phosphate synthase large subunit, whose amino-acid sequence MPKRTDIQSVLVIGSGPIVIGQAAEFDYSGTQACRVLKAEGLRVILVNSNPATIMTDPEIADATYVEPITPEFVEKIIAKERPDALLPTLGGQTALNTAISLHEAGTLEQYGVELIGANVEAINKGEDRDLFKEVVEAVRRKIGHGESARSYICHSMDDVLKGVEELGGYPVVVRPSFTMGGAGSGFAHDEDELRRIAGQGLALSPTTEVLLEESILGWKEYELELMRDKNDNVVVVCSIENFDPMGVHTGDSITVAPAMTLTDREYQTLRDIGIAVIREVGVDTGGCNIQFAVNPVDGRVIVIEMNPRVSRSSALASKATGFPIAKIAARLAVGYTLDEIPNDITEQTPASFEPTLDYVVVKVPRFAFEKFPAADARLTTTMKSVGEAMAIGRNFTEALNKALRSLEKKGSQFDFAGDPGDKAALLEKAEMPTDGRINTVMQAIRAGATPGEVFDATKIDPWFVDQLFLVKEVADEIAAADQLGPEVLAYAKRHGFSDAQIAAIRGLTEQVVREVRHALGVRPVYKTVDTCAAEFAAKTPYFYSSYDEESEVAPREKPAVIILGSGPNRIGQGIEFDYSCVHASFALSDAGYETVMVNCNPETVSTDYDTSDRLYFEPLTLEDVLEIVHAEQAAGPVAGVVVQLGGQTPLGLAQALKDNGVPIVGTSPEAIDLAEERGAFGQVLTEAGLPAPKYGTAYSFDEAKGIAAEIGYPVMVRPSYVLGGRGMEIVYDEPSLAAYLERHAGLIDQHPVLIDRFLDDAIEIDVDALYDGHELYLGGVMEHIEEAGIHSGDSACALPPITLGGYDIKRLRASTEAIAKGVGVRGLINIQFAMAGDILYVLEANPRASRTVPFTSKATAVPLAKAAARISLGATIAELRAEGMLPKSGDGGTLPLDSPISVKEAVMPWSRFRDVSGQGVDTVLGPEMRSTGEVMGIDSVFGTAYAKSQSGAYGALPTKGRAFVSVANRDKRAMIFPARELVAHGFELLATSGTAEVLRRNGINATVVRKKSEGEGPNGEKTIVQLIHDGEVDLIVNTPYGTGGRLDGYDIRTAAVARAVPCLTTVQALAAAVQGIEAMSRGDVGVRSLQEHARQLTAAREE is encoded by the coding sequence GTGCCTAAGCGCACCGATATCCAGTCCGTCCTGGTCATCGGCTCCGGCCCGATCGTCATCGGCCAGGCAGCCGAGTTCGACTACTCCGGCACCCAGGCGTGCCGGGTCCTGAAGGCCGAGGGCCTGCGGGTCATCCTGGTCAACTCCAACCCGGCCACGATCATGACCGACCCGGAGATCGCCGACGCCACCTACGTCGAGCCGATCACCCCGGAATTCGTCGAGAAGATCATCGCCAAGGAGCGCCCGGACGCCCTGCTGCCCACCCTGGGCGGCCAGACCGCGCTGAACACCGCGATCTCGCTGCACGAGGCCGGCACCCTGGAGCAGTACGGCGTCGAGCTGATCGGCGCCAACGTCGAGGCGATCAACAAGGGCGAGGACCGCGACCTGTTCAAGGAGGTCGTCGAGGCCGTCCGCCGCAAGATCGGCCACGGCGAGTCCGCGCGCTCCTACATCTGCCACTCCATGGACGACGTCCTCAAGGGCGTCGAGGAGCTGGGCGGCTACCCGGTCGTCGTCCGCCCGTCCTTCACCATGGGCGGCGCCGGCTCCGGCTTCGCCCACGACGAGGACGAGCTGCGCCGCATCGCCGGCCAGGGCCTGGCCCTGTCGCCGACCACCGAGGTGCTCCTGGAGGAGTCCATCCTCGGCTGGAAGGAGTACGAGCTGGAGCTGATGCGCGACAAGAACGACAACGTCGTGGTCGTCTGCTCCATCGAGAACTTCGACCCGATGGGCGTGCACACCGGCGACTCCATCACCGTCGCCCCGGCGATGACGCTCACCGACCGCGAGTACCAGACCCTGCGCGACATCGGCATCGCCGTGATCCGCGAGGTCGGCGTGGACACCGGCGGCTGCAACATCCAGTTCGCCGTCAACCCCGTCGACGGCCGGGTCATCGTCATCGAGATGAACCCGCGCGTCTCGCGCTCCTCGGCGCTCGCCTCCAAGGCCACCGGCTTCCCGATCGCGAAGATCGCCGCCCGGCTGGCCGTCGGCTACACGCTCGACGAGATCCCCAACGACATCACCGAGCAGACCCCCGCCTCCTTCGAGCCGACCCTCGACTACGTCGTGGTCAAGGTCCCGCGCTTCGCCTTCGAGAAGTTCCCGGCGGCGGACGCCCGGCTGACCACCACCATGAAGTCGGTCGGCGAGGCGATGGCCATCGGCCGCAACTTCACCGAGGCGCTCAACAAGGCGCTGCGCTCGCTGGAGAAGAAGGGCAGCCAGTTCGACTTCGCCGGCGACCCGGGCGACAAGGCGGCGCTGCTGGAGAAGGCCGAGATGCCCACCGACGGCCGGATCAACACCGTGATGCAGGCCATCCGGGCCGGCGCCACGCCCGGGGAGGTCTTCGACGCCACGAAGATCGACCCGTGGTTCGTCGACCAGCTCTTCCTGGTCAAGGAGGTGGCCGACGAGATCGCGGCCGCCGACCAGCTCGGCCCCGAGGTCCTGGCGTACGCCAAGCGGCACGGTTTCTCCGACGCCCAGATCGCCGCGATCCGCGGCCTGACGGAGCAGGTCGTCCGCGAGGTCCGGCACGCGCTCGGCGTCCGCCCGGTCTACAAGACGGTCGACACCTGCGCCGCCGAGTTCGCCGCGAAGACCCCGTACTTCTACTCGTCCTACGACGAGGAGAGCGAGGTCGCGCCGCGCGAGAAGCCCGCGGTGATCATCCTGGGCTCCGGCCCGAACCGCATCGGCCAGGGCATCGAGTTCGACTACTCCTGCGTCCACGCCTCCTTCGCCCTGTCCGACGCGGGCTACGAGACCGTCATGGTCAACTGCAACCCGGAGACCGTCTCCACCGACTACGACACCTCCGACCGCCTGTACTTCGAGCCGCTGACGCTCGAAGACGTGCTGGAGATCGTGCACGCCGAGCAGGCGGCCGGCCCGGTCGCGGGCGTCGTCGTCCAGCTCGGCGGCCAGACCCCGCTGGGCCTGGCGCAGGCGCTCAAGGACAACGGCGTACCGATCGTCGGCACCTCGCCGGAGGCCATCGACCTGGCCGAGGAGCGCGGCGCGTTCGGCCAGGTGCTGACCGAGGCGGGCCTGCCCGCCCCCAAGTACGGCACCGCCTACTCCTTCGACGAGGCCAAGGGCATCGCCGCCGAGATCGGCTACCCGGTCATGGTCCGGCCGTCCTACGTTCTCGGCGGCCGCGGCATGGAGATCGTCTACGACGAGCCCTCGCTCGCCGCCTACCTGGAGCGGCACGCCGGCCTGATCGACCAGCACCCGGTCCTCATCGACCGCTTCCTGGACGACGCCATCGAGATCGACGTGGACGCCCTCTACGACGGCCACGAGCTCTACCTCGGCGGCGTCATGGAGCACATCGAGGAAGCCGGCATCCACTCCGGCGACTCCGCCTGCGCGCTGCCGCCCATCACCCTCGGCGGCTACGACATCAAGCGGCTGCGCGCCTCCACCGAGGCCATCGCCAAGGGCGTCGGCGTGCGCGGCCTGATCAACATCCAGTTCGCGATGGCGGGCGACATCCTGTACGTGCTGGAGGCCAACCCGCGCGCCTCCCGTACGGTCCCCTTCACCTCGAAGGCGACCGCGGTGCCGCTGGCCAAGGCCGCCGCCCGCATCTCGCTGGGCGCCACCATCGCCGAGCTGCGCGCCGAGGGCATGCTGCCCAAGAGCGGCGACGGCGGCACGCTGCCGCTGGACTCGCCGATCTCCGTCAAGGAGGCCGTCATGCCCTGGTCGCGGTTCCGCGACGTCTCCGGGCAGGGCGTGGACACCGTGCTGGGCCCGGAGATGCGCTCCACCGGTGAGGTCATGGGCATCGACTCGGTCTTCGGCACGGCGTACGCCAAGTCGCAGTCCGGCGCGTACGGCGCGCTGCCCACCAAGGGCCGGGCGTTCGTCTCCGTCGCCAACCGCGACAAGCGCGCGATGATCTTCCCGGCGCGGGAGCTGGTCGCCCACGGCTTCGAGCTGCTGGCCACCTCCGGCACCGCCGAGGTGCTGCGCCGCAACGGCATCAACGCCACCGTCGTCCGCAAGAAGAGCGAGGGCGAGGGCCCCAACGGCGAGAAGACCATCGTCCAGCTCATCCACGACGGCGAGGTCGACCTGATCGTCAACACGCCGTACGGCACCGGCGGCCGCCTGGACGGCTACGACATCCGTACCGCCGCCGTCGCCCGCGCCGTGCCCTGCCTGACCACGGTCCAGGCGCTGGCCGCCGCGGTCCAGGGCATCGAGGCGATGTCCCGCGGTGACGTGGGCGTGCGGTCCCTCCAGGAACACGCGCGGCAGCTGACCGCGGCCCGCGAGGAGTAA
- a CDS encoding quinone-dependent dihydroorotate dehydrogenase yields MYSLFFKLIFQRMDPEKAHHLAFRWIRLAARIPVLRTFAAAVLAPRYKELRVEALGRRMHGPFGLAAGFDKNAVAVDGMAMLGFDHVEIGTVTAEPQPGNPKKRLFRLVPDRALINRMGFNNDGSAAVAARLAARNPVFRTTLGVNIGKTKVVPEDAAIADYVTSTERLAAHADYLVVNVSSPNTPGLRDLQAVDHLRPLLSAVREAADRTVTGRRVPLLVKIAPDLADEDVDAVADLAVELGLDGIIATNTTIARDGLGLASDPALVRETGGLSGAPVKARSLEVLRRLYARVGDRVTLIGVGGIATAEDAWQRILAGATLVQGYSAFIYEGPFYARAIHKGLAARLRNSPYATLADAVGAEHKKVTSP; encoded by the coding sequence GTGTACTCCCTCTTCTTCAAACTGATCTTCCAGCGCATGGACCCCGAGAAGGCCCACCACCTGGCCTTCCGCTGGATCCGGCTGGCCGCGCGCATCCCGGTGCTGCGCACCTTCGCCGCGGCCGTCCTGGCCCCCCGCTACAAGGAACTGCGCGTCGAGGCCCTGGGCCGCCGCATGCACGGCCCCTTCGGGCTGGCCGCCGGCTTCGACAAGAACGCCGTCGCCGTCGACGGCATGGCCATGCTGGGCTTCGACCACGTCGAGATCGGCACGGTCACCGCCGAGCCGCAGCCCGGCAACCCCAAGAAGCGCCTGTTCCGCCTCGTACCGGACCGCGCGCTCATCAACCGCATGGGCTTCAACAACGACGGTTCGGCGGCCGTGGCGGCCCGCCTGGCCGCCCGCAACCCGGTCTTCCGCACGACGCTGGGCGTCAACATCGGCAAGACCAAGGTCGTACCCGAGGACGCGGCGATCGCCGACTACGTGACCTCCACGGAGCGCCTGGCCGCCCACGCCGACTACCTGGTCGTCAACGTCTCCTCGCCGAACACCCCCGGCCTGCGCGACCTCCAGGCCGTCGACCACCTGCGCCCGCTGCTCAGCGCGGTCCGCGAGGCGGCCGACCGCACCGTCACCGGGCGGCGCGTCCCGCTGCTGGTCAAGATCGCGCCGGACCTCGCCGACGAGGACGTGGACGCGGTCGCCGACCTCGCCGTGGAACTGGGCCTGGACGGCATCATCGCCACCAACACCACCATCGCCCGCGACGGCCTGGGCCTGGCCTCCGACCCGGCCCTGGTCCGGGAGACCGGCGGGCTGTCCGGCGCCCCGGTCAAGGCACGCTCCCTGGAGGTGCTGCGGCGGCTGTACGCCCGTGTCGGCGACCGGGTCACCCTGATCGGCGTCGGCGGCATCGCGACCGCCGAGGACGCCTGGCAGCGCATCCTCGCCGGTGCCACCCTGGTGCAGGGCTACAGCGCCTTCATCTACGAGGGCCCGTTCTACGCCCGCGCCATCCACAAGGGCCTCGCCGCGCGCCTGCGCAACAGCCCGTACGCCACCCTCGCCGACGCGGTCGGCGCCGAGCACAAGAAGGTGACCTCCCCGTGA
- the pyrF gene encoding orotidine-5'-phosphate decarboxylase yields MSQEPFGARLRAAMDARGPLCVGIDPHASLLADWGLDDDVAGLAAFSRTVVEALADRVAVLKPQSAFFERFGSRGIAVLEETVAAAREAGALVLMDAKRGDIGSTMAAYAATYLHPASPLFSDAVTVSPYLGFGSLAPAVDLAREHGCGLFALALTSNPEGQEVQHAVRADGRSVAATVLGHLKAANAEAAARGELGSYGAVVGATLGDLSAYDLAIGGPLLAPGIGAQGAAPADLPRVFGDAVRDVVPSVSRGVLRHGPDVAALREAALRCADEVRTAVERRGL; encoded by the coding sequence GTGAGCCAGGAACCTTTCGGCGCCCGCCTGCGGGCCGCCATGGACGCCCGGGGCCCCCTCTGCGTCGGCATCGACCCGCACGCCTCGCTGCTGGCCGACTGGGGCCTGGACGACGACGTGGCGGGCCTGGCGGCCTTCTCGCGCACCGTCGTCGAGGCGCTGGCCGACCGCGTCGCCGTCCTCAAGCCGCAGTCCGCCTTCTTCGAGCGCTTCGGCTCGCGCGGCATCGCCGTCCTGGAGGAGACCGTCGCGGCGGCCCGCGAGGCCGGTGCCCTGGTCCTGATGGACGCCAAGCGCGGCGACATCGGTTCCACCATGGCCGCGTACGCCGCCACCTACCTCCACCCGGCCTCGCCGCTGTTCTCGGACGCGGTCACGGTCAGCCCGTACCTGGGCTTCGGCTCGCTCGCCCCGGCCGTCGACCTGGCCCGCGAGCACGGCTGCGGCCTGTTCGCGCTCGCGCTGACCTCGAACCCCGAGGGCCAGGAGGTCCAGCACGCGGTACGGGCCGACGGCCGCAGCGTCGCCGCGACCGTACTCGGTCATCTCAAGGCGGCGAACGCCGAGGCCGCCGCCCGGGGCGAGCTGGGCTCGTACGGGGCCGTCGTCGGGGCCACCCTCGGCGACCTGTCCGCGTACGACCTGGCCATCGGCGGGCCGCTGCTCGCACCCGGCATCGGAGCCCAGGGCGCGGCCCCCGCGGACCTCCCGCGCGTCTTCGGGGACGCGGTCCGGGACGTCGTGCCGAGCGTCAGCCGGGGGGTGCTGCGGCACGGTCCGGACGTCGCCGCACTTCGCGAGGCCGCCCTCCGATGTGCCGACGAGGTGCGGACAGCGGTCGAACGGCGAGGACTTTAG
- a CDS encoding integration host factor: MALPPLTPEQRAAALEKAAAARRERAEVKNRLKNSGASLHDVIKQGQENDVIGKMKVSALLESLPGVGKVRAKQLMERLGISESRRVRGLGTNQIAALEREFGEKAG, encoded by the coding sequence GTGGCTCTTCCGCCCCTTACCCCTGAACAGCGCGCAGCCGCGCTCGAGAAGGCCGCCGCGGCTCGCCGGGAGCGCGCCGAGGTCAAGAATCGGCTCAAAAATTCCGGCGCCTCCCTTCACGACGTCATCAAGCAGGGCCAGGAGAACGACGTCATCGGCAAAATGAAGGTCTCCGCCCTCCTTGAGTCCCTGCCCGGCGTGGGCAAGGTCCGCGCCAAGCAGCTCATGGAGCGGCTGGGCATCTCCGAGAGCCGCCGGGTCCGCGGTCTGGGCACGAACCAGATCGCCGCCCTGGAGCGCGAGTTCGGCGAGAAAGCCGGCTGA
- the gmk gene encoding guanylate kinase: MAATPRGTSPVSPDARPRLTVLSGPSGVGKSTVVAHLRKVHPEVWLSVSATTRKPRPGERHGVQYFFVDDEEFDKLVANGELLEWAEFAGNRYGTPRKAVQDRLEAGEPVLLEIDLQGARQVRESMKEAQLVFLAPPSWDELVRRLTGRGTEAPEVIERRLAAAKVELAAEPEFDETLVNTSVEDVSRELLALMKVL; encoded by the coding sequence ATGGCTGCAACACCCCGGGGGACGTCCCCCGTATCCCCGGACGCCCGTCCGCGGCTGACCGTGCTCTCCGGCCCCTCCGGGGTCGGCAAGAGCACGGTCGTCGCCCATCTGCGCAAGGTTCACCCCGAGGTCTGGCTCTCGGTGTCGGCCACCACGCGCAAGCCGCGCCCCGGGGAGCGGCACGGCGTCCAGTACTTCTTCGTGGACGACGAGGAATTCGACAAGCTCGTCGCCAACGGCGAACTGCTGGAATGGGCCGAATTCGCGGGCAACCGCTACGGCACTCCCCGCAAGGCCGTCCAGGACCGCCTGGAGGCCGGGGAGCCGGTCCTGCTGGAGATCGACCTCCAGGGGGCCCGGCAGGTCCGCGAGTCCATGAAGGAGGCACAGCTGGTCTTCCTGGCCCCGCCGAGCTGGGACGAGCTGGTCCGCCGGCTCACCGGCCGCGGCACCGAGGCGCCCGAGGTCATCGAGCGCCGCCTGGCGGCCGCCAAGGTCGAGCTGGCCGCCGAGCCCGAGTTCGACGAGACCCTGGTCAACACCTCCGTCGAGGACGTCAGCCGTGAGCTGCTAGCCTTGATGAAGGTTCTTTGA
- the rpoZ gene encoding DNA-directed RNA polymerase subunit omega, whose product MSSSITAPEGIINPPIDELLEATDSKYSLVIYAAKRARQINAYYSQLGEGLLEYVGPLVDTHVHEKPLSIALREINAGLLTSEAVEGPAQ is encoded by the coding sequence GTGTCCTCTTCCATCACCGCGCCCGAGGGCATCATCAACCCGCCGATTGATGAGCTGCTTGAGGCCACCGACTCGAAGTACAGCCTCGTGATCTACGCCGCCAAGCGCGCCCGTCAGATCAACGCGTACTACTCGCAGCTCGGCGAGGGCCTGCTGGAGTACGTCGGCCCGCTGGTCGACACCCACGTCCACGAGAAGCCCCTGTCCATCGCGCTTCGCGAGATCAACGCGGGTCTGCTGACCTCCGAGGCCGTCGAGGGCCCGGCTCAGTGA